One Tolypothrix bouteillei VB521301 DNA window includes the following coding sequences:
- a CDS encoding NAD(P)/FAD-dependent oxidoreductase codes for MKVLIVGCGVVGAAIAYELSQVKGLNITVVDRQPPAQASTGAALGVLMGIISQKVKGNAWRMRQTSLERYETLVPELEALTGRKILFNRQGILSLCLLGDNTTEWEKLQEIRHSQGFPLEIWDVEKLKQLCPQVDSDKAIGAVYSPRDRQIDPTALTLALVDAARHHGVTFQFGVEVLGIESLERGSDRNGYYLATTEGKIPCDWLVMAAGLGSSPLLAQLKQAIDIRPVLGQALQVRLESPLGNPNFQPVITGHDVHIVPVGGGDYWIGATVEFPTESQEILADKELLESVKQQAIAFCPELASATVTRMWSGLRPRPEGRPAPVIGPLPGCDRVLLATGHYRNGVLLAPATACAIREMIEKL; via the coding sequence ATGAAAGTATTGATTGTTGGTTGTGGTGTGGTTGGAGCCGCAATTGCTTATGAACTCAGCCAAGTTAAAGGGCTAAACATCACTGTTGTTGACCGCCAACCACCTGCTCAAGCCTCTACAGGCGCAGCGTTAGGCGTTTTAATGGGTATCATTAGCCAAAAAGTGAAAGGCAATGCTTGGCGAATGCGTCAAACCAGCCTGGAGCGTTATGAGACCCTTGTTCCTGAATTAGAAGCTCTGACTGGTCGTAAAATTCTTTTTAATCGCCAAGGCATTCTCAGTCTTTGCTTGTTGGGGGATAACACAACTGAGTGGGAAAAGTTGCAAGAAATTCGTCACTCTCAAGGTTTCCCTTTAGAAATTTGGGATGTAGAAAAACTCAAGCAGTTGTGTCCTCAAGTTGACAGCGACAAAGCTATCGGCGCTGTGTACTCTCCTCGCGATCGCCAAATCGATCCTACAGCACTGACGTTGGCTTTGGTTGATGCTGCACGCCATCACGGTGTGACTTTTCAATTCGGTGTTGAGGTTTTGGGTATAGAATCCTTGGAAAGGGGAAGCGATCGGAATGGCTATTACCTTGCGACAACCGAAGGAAAAATTCCTTGCGATTGGTTGGTTATGGCAGCAGGGCTGGGTTCATCTCCTTTACTGGCACAATTGAAGCAAGCGATCGATATCCGCCCGGTTTTAGGACAAGCTTTACAAGTACGCTTGGAATCTCCTTTGGGAAATCCAAACTTTCAACCAGTTATCACCGGACATGATGTCCACATCGTTCCCGTGGGTGGTGGGGATTACTGGATCGGCGCAACTGTAGAATTTCCTACCGAGAGTCAGGAGATACTAGCCGACAAAGAACTGTTGGAATCCGTCAAACAACAGGCGATCGCATTTTGTCCCGAACTAGCATCAGCCACAGTCACCCGTATGTGGTCGGGATTGCGCCCGCGCCCCGAAGGACGCCCTGCACCCGTTATCGGTCCGTTACCCGGATGCGATCGCGTCCTGTTAGCAACAGGTCACTACCGTAACGGCGTTTTACTTGCACCCGCAACTGCTTGCGCGATTCGTGAGATGATTGAGAAATTATGA
- a CDS encoding alpha/beta fold hydrolase, with product MTITENKIQAGSLEWFYRESEPVGRTDLLPVLLLHGLVSQSYSWRNIMPALAQQGTKSIAPDWIGFGFSAKPEKRDFAYTPDTFINALEAFIKAVELERFSLVVQGFLGSVGLQYALRHPEQIANVVILNAPVTKQAKLPWKIQQMGLPLAGEMMTQDPLLVDRTLEGGSRYVIPERDLDVYRKPYLKSSASGRSLLATIRNLQLDKAMAEIETGFPQWQQPVLLHWGTTDPWLSVDIAQNFVNTLPQGELIKLNGGGHYPQEHHSEPILQDLLPFVRVKG from the coding sequence ATGACAATAACAGAAAACAAAATTCAAGCAGGATCTTTAGAGTGGTTTTATCGTGAATCTGAACCTGTTGGTAGAACAGATTTGCTTCCCGTATTGTTATTACACGGTTTAGTATCACAAAGTTATAGTTGGCGTAATATAATGCCAGCACTGGCACAACAAGGAACCAAATCCATTGCACCCGATTGGATTGGTTTTGGTTTTTCAGCCAAACCAGAAAAAAGAGATTTTGCTTACACACCCGATACTTTTATTAATGCACTAGAAGCATTTATCAAAGCCGTAGAACTTGAACGATTTTCTCTTGTTGTGCAGGGCTTTTTAGGTTCCGTTGGACTGCAATATGCTTTGCGACATCCAGAACAAATAGCCAATGTAGTCATCTTGAATGCACCAGTTACCAAGCAGGCAAAATTACCTTGGAAAATTCAACAAATGGGATTGCCACTAGCAGGTGAGATGATGACTCAAGATCCCTTACTTGTCGATCGCACCCTAGAAGGCGGAAGTCGATATGTCATACCCGAAAGAGATTTGGACGTTTACCGCAAACCTTATTTAAAAAGTTCCGCTTCTGGAAGAAGTCTTTTAGCAACGATTCGCAATTTGCAGTTAGACAAAGCAATGGCAGAAATTGAAACAGGTTTTCCACAATGGCAACAGCCTGTTTTACTTCACTGGGGTACGACAGACCCCTGGTTATCGGTAGACATAGCACAAAATTTTGTCAATACCCTACCCCAAGGTGAATTAATCAAACTAAATGGTGGAGGACACTATCCTCAAGAACACCATTCAGAGCCGATTCTTCAAGATCTTTTGCCCTTCGTGCGCGTTAAGGGATAA
- the hemJ gene encoding protoporphyrinogen oxidase HemJ — translation MAYSWFKAFHIVGIVVWFAGLFYLVRLFIYHVEANEEPEPARTILKNQYQIMEKRLYNIITNPGMFLTVAMAIGLLTTEPEVLKQGWLHVKLGLVLLLIGYHHYCKRLMKQLAKDECKWSSQQLRALNEAPTVMLVVIVLLAVFKNNLPTDITAWGVVGLVIFMAVTIQLYARKRRLDKEKLTEPVAQQQT, via the coding sequence ATGGCTTATTCTTGGTTTAAGGCTTTTCACATTGTTGGAATAGTAGTTTGGTTTGCTGGTTTGTTCTACTTGGTACGTCTTTTTATCTATCATGTAGAAGCTAACGAAGAACCAGAACCCGCACGGACGATACTAAAAAATCAGTATCAAATCATGGAAAAGCGCCTCTACAACATCATCACCAATCCGGGGATGTTCTTGACGGTAGCAATGGCAATTGGTTTATTAACCACCGAACCGGAAGTTCTCAAGCAAGGTTGGTTGCACGTCAAATTAGGATTGGTGCTTTTGTTGATAGGATACCATCATTACTGCAAGCGCCTGATGAAGCAACTGGCAAAGGATGAATGCAAATGGAGTAGCCAGCAACTGCGAGCGTTGAACGAAGCACCGACAGTCATGTTGGTGGTGATTGTCCTGCTAGCGGTGTTCAAGAACAATCTTCCTACCGATATTACTGCTTGGGGTGTTGTTGGTCTTGTAATTTTTATGGCAGTCACTATCCAGTTATATGCAAGAAAGCGTCGCCTGGATAAAGAAAAGCTAACAGAACCAGTCGCACAGCAGCAAACTTAA
- the hcp gene encoding hydroxylamine reductase, whose protein sequence is MSKDLLLHSLRGLGQVALSAHELGISCREADIFACEALFSTLTNVNFDSDKFVDYIYKSVALREKIKSQIQLTGKSQQWSGLACFTPAETKEGLTQQGKDAEYDFISQSAINTDIFSLKLTVIYGLKGIAAYAYHAARLGQYNNKVYAFCHEALASLDSQDKTLDDWVAMALKLGEINLLAMELLDSGNTLSYGHPIPTAVPLNEKQGKAILVSGHDLKHLEELLKQTVGTGISIYTHGEMLPAHGYPGLKQKYPHLYGHYGTAWQNQTKEFPQFPGPIVMTTNCLMPPHDSYKDRVFTLGPVGWSGLFHLETEDFTPVIQKAFQLPGFAEDGELRTVTTGFARNAVLSVAGEVIEAVKQGNIRHFFLVGGCDGAKTGRNYYSTFVEKVPQDCIVLTLACGKFRFFDKELGSINGLPRLMDVGQCNDAYSAIQIALALANAFNVDVNQLPLSMILSWYEQKAVSILLTLLYLGIQNIRLGPTLPAFISPNVFKLLSEKYHLMPTTTPDADLAACLS, encoded by the coding sequence ATGTCAAAAGATTTACTACTTCATAGTTTGCGCGGATTGGGGCAAGTAGCACTTTCCGCACATGAATTGGGCATTTCCTGTCGGGAAGCCGATATTTTTGCGTGTGAAGCCCTGTTTTCTACTCTTACCAATGTTAACTTTGATAGCGATAAATTTGTTGACTATATTTATAAAAGTGTTGCTTTACGAGAAAAGATTAAATCCCAAATTCAATTAACTGGTAAATCCCAACAATGGTCTGGATTAGCTTGCTTTACGCCAGCAGAAACCAAAGAAGGCTTAACTCAACAAGGCAAAGACGCTGAATACGACTTCATCAGTCAATCTGCCATAAATACCGATATCTTCTCGCTAAAATTGACTGTTATATACGGCTTAAAAGGTATTGCAGCGTATGCGTATCATGCAGCAAGGTTAGGTCAATACAACAATAAAGTATACGCCTTCTGCCATGAAGCTCTTGCATCCCTAGATTCCCAAGATAAAACCCTAGATGACTGGGTTGCAATGGCGCTTAAATTAGGAGAAATTAACCTCCTGGCAATGGAACTCCTTGATTCAGGTAACACCCTGAGCTACGGACACCCCATTCCTACCGCAGTCCCTCTCAATGAAAAACAAGGCAAAGCTATTTTAGTATCGGGTCATGACCTCAAACACCTAGAAGAATTACTCAAACAAACCGTTGGAACTGGCATTTCTATTTACACTCATGGAGAAATGCTACCCGCCCACGGTTATCCAGGACTAAAGCAAAAATACCCCCATCTTTACGGACACTACGGTACCGCTTGGCAAAATCAGACCAAAGAATTTCCCCAATTCCCCGGTCCAATTGTTATGACAACCAACTGCCTAATGCCACCCCACGATTCATATAAAGACCGGGTTTTCACTCTCGGTCCCGTAGGCTGGTCGGGGCTTTTCCATTTAGAAACTGAAGACTTCACACCCGTTATCCAAAAAGCATTCCAACTGCCTGGATTTGCTGAAGATGGCGAACTGCGTACAGTGACCACAGGGTTTGCTCGTAACGCTGTATTAAGTGTTGCTGGAGAGGTGATAGAAGCAGTCAAACAGGGAAATATTCGCCACTTCTTCTTAGTTGGTGGTTGTGACGGAGCAAAAACGGGTCGTAATTACTACAGCACCTTTGTAGAAAAAGTACCCCAAGACTGTATCGTACTGACACTAGCCTGCGGCAAATTCCGCTTCTTTGACAAAGAGTTAGGAAGCATCAATGGTTTACCCCGATTAATGGATGTAGGTCAGTGTAATGATGCTTACTCTGCAATTCAAATAGCGCTAGCATTAGCGAACGCTTTTAATGTAGACGTGAATCAACTGCCACTATCAATGATTCTCTCTTGGTATGAGCAGAAAGCAGTGTCTATTCTACTCACCCTACTCTATCTGGGGATTCAAAACATCCGTTTGGGTCCAACTCTACCAGCATTTATTTCACCCAACGTTTTCAAGCTGCTGTCTGAGAAGTACCACCTCATGCCTACCACAACTCCAGATGCCGATCTGGCTGCTTGTCTTAGTTAA
- a CDS encoding RNA-guided endonuclease InsQ/TnpB family protein: MIVREAKLKNGTKEQYLALDEAIRTTQFIRNKAVRFWMDNKGVSKAILYNLCKDLAAEFPFAKKLNSAARQASAERAWAAISTFYSRCKKGSGKKGYPKFKKHCRSVEYKVSGWKLSSDCKSITFTDGFEAGTFSIFCNNETQEDLHRLKINRVRVIRKADGYYAQFCFDADRKETGKYTGNVVGLDLGLKFFTKDQHDNAVIYPQFLRSSEKRLKKAQRRLSKKFVKGAKPQSKNYHRQRKRLGKIHLKIQRQRQDWAIKQARCVVHSNDVVVYEDLKIANMVKNHQLAKSISDAGWYQFTQWLDYYGKIWDKAVVAVSPNYTSQDCSNCGHRVKKSLSTRTHSCPKCKIELCRDTNAALNILQKGMKILGTEWQLNGTSGQEESASCEGKHGEKTASTIEGKLDIASGLL, encoded by the coding sequence ATGATAGTAAGAGAAGCCAAGCTAAAAAACGGAACCAAAGAGCAATACTTAGCCCTTGATGAGGCTATCAGAACAACGCAGTTTATTAGAAATAAAGCTGTACGGTTTTGGATGGACAATAAAGGAGTTAGTAAAGCTATTTTGTACAACTTATGCAAAGATTTGGCAGCAGAGTTTCCTTTCGCAAAGAAGTTAAACTCTGCTGCTAGACAAGCTAGTGCTGAACGGGCTTGGGCTGCTATCTCTACGTTTTATTCACGATGCAAAAAAGGTTCGGGGAAGAAAGGCTATCCAAAATTCAAAAAACATTGCCGCTCGGTAGAGTACAAAGTTTCGGGATGGAAGTTATCAAGTGATTGTAAATCAATCACCTTCACTGACGGCTTTGAGGCTGGAACTTTTTCTATATTTTGCAACAATGAAACTCAAGAAGACTTGCACAGATTAAAGATTAATCGGGTGCGAGTAATTAGAAAAGCAGACGGTTATTATGCTCAGTTTTGCTTTGATGCTGACCGCAAGGAAACAGGAAAATATACGGGTAACGTTGTTGGGTTAGATTTGGGGTTAAAGTTTTTCACCAAAGATCAACACGATAATGCCGTGATATATCCACAATTCTTGCGTTCGTCAGAAAAGCGATTAAAGAAAGCCCAACGCCGTCTGAGTAAGAAATTCGTCAAGGGTGCTAAACCCCAATCAAAAAACTATCACAGACAAAGGAAAAGACTGGGTAAAATCCATCTAAAAATTCAGAGGCAGCGTCAAGACTGGGCAATTAAGCAAGCTCGGTGCGTAGTCCACTCTAACGATGTGGTTGTCTATGAAGATTTAAAGATTGCCAATATGGTAAAAAATCATCAATTGGCTAAGTCCATTTCTGATGCTGGTTGGTATCAATTCACTCAATGGCTAGACTATTATGGCAAGATTTGGGACAAAGCAGTTGTGGCGGTGTCACCTAACTACACATCACAAGATTGTTCTAATTGCGGTCATAGAGTGAAAAAATCTCTCAGTACCAGAACGCATTCCTGTCCTAAGTGCAAAATTGAACTATGCCGAGATACCAATGCGGCTCTGAACATTTTGCAAAAAGGAATGAAGATACTCGGTACTGAGTGGCAACTAAACGGTACTTCTGGGCAAGAAGAATCCGCCTCTTGCGAGGGAAAGCATGGGGAGAAGACCGCCTCTACTATTGAAGGGAAACTCGATATAGCAAGTGGACTTCTGTGA
- a CDS encoding Uma2 family endonuclease yields MTPTQTQTEPKIYTVDEFIEWYPDNSVVRYELHKGVIIEMPPPTGKHEGVVGFLTIQIAFQLLQMGLPYRIPKTVFVKTPGNDSAYCSDILVQNYENVVNEPNWENQSTLSLPTSVPLVVEVVSTNWRDDYYDKFGDYEEMGIPEYWIVDYAGLGGRKFIGNPKQPTIFVCELVDGEYQMTAFRGNDLIVSPTLSQLKLTAKQVFDSVA; encoded by the coding sequence ATGACCCCAACTCAAACACAAACTGAACCAAAAATCTACACTGTTGATGAGTTTATCGAATGGTATCCAGACAACTCAGTAGTACGGTACGAATTGCATAAAGGAGTGATAATCGAAATGCCCCCACCAACAGGCAAACATGAAGGCGTTGTCGGGTTTTTAACAATACAAATAGCGTTTCAACTTTTACAGATGGGGCTACCCTACCGCATCCCCAAAACCGTGTTTGTAAAAACACCCGGTAATGACTCCGCCTATTGCTCCGATATTTTGGTGCAAAACTACGAGAATGTTGTGAATGAACCAAACTGGGAGAACCAATCAACTCTATCGTTACCCACATCCGTTCCCTTAGTCGTCGAAGTTGTTAGCACCAACTGGCGTGATGATTACTACGATAAATTCGGGGATTATGAAGAAATGGGCATTCCTGAATACTGGATTGTGGACTATGCTGGGTTGGGTGGACGCAAATTTATCGGCAATCCCAAGCAGCCTACAATTTTCGTGTGCGAACTTGTTGATGGAGAATACCAAATGACTGCATTTCGGGGCAATGATTTGATAGTGTCCCCTACCTTATCGCAGTTAAAGCTGACTGCAAAACAGGTTTTTGATTCGGTTGCATAA